A segment of the Arachis hypogaea cultivar Tifrunner chromosome 5, arahy.Tifrunner.gnm2.J5K5, whole genome shotgun sequence genome:
TGCCCAGTTCCAAAAATAACAGAGAGAAAAGGGCCAATGGAATCATATACAAAAGATAAAAGAACATACAAGTCCAACATGCCCAATCTCTTATTTGAACCCAATTTCATCAAAAGAggaactttctctttttaaaggATAACAATAACTAATGAGCCATAGCTCACACGGCATTCCGCCCCCTCCCCATCTCAAAGGTCTCGGGTTCGAGTCCTACCAGCTGCAACCGAGAAGAAAATATTGGTAAGTATGTGAGGAGTGTGTGGGTGTGTATTGTGTACctaggattgggggttgtccaatccattGGGGTACTtaggattgggggttgtccaatccaccgaccaaaaaaaaaaaaaaaaaaaggataacaataactaaatttaattggTTGGctcatttatttaaataaatactagtgatttgaattatattttatgtatgtaataatttattggataataataaatttttaaatgaaattttgatttgattagtCCAATTAGAATGAGAGATAGTgtgagaataataataataataataataataataataataataataataattaaagggATTCGAAAATTTGATGAATAGCATTCGAGGGAGAAATGATACCACTATCCTTTCTGAATCATTAACATAATTATTTACATTTCACGTAACACTAATATGAACTAGTTCCTCCTATGCGTTGCAACTCTCTTCTACAAGAAGTTGGACGAATTGAACTAAAATAACAAAGCATGTAATTAATTTACATTGATATACATTACTATTTTCcatcattttctttctttacataaaaaaaattgaggaaTTTGAAAACAAAAACTAGAACATAACTATTCACAAAATAGCTTCCAAGAATTCTTATATATCCTATTTCTGAATGTGTACCCACATTCCTTTGCTAGGTACCCCACGGTGGAcaacaaatagcaagtaatatcCCGGAGGAGCAACCTCACCGGCCGGAGGCGCCACCGAGGTTAACTTAAAAACCCCcttaataatatctttaacaaaagCTTCATTTTTGAGAACCAAAAGCCTTTGGCTCATAGACACTCCATGAGTTGTAAAAGGAGGGAAGTACATGGTAACTTTGATATCATTCTTGGTCAAATGAAATCCTCTCTTGACTGAAAATTGTGTCTCAAAGTTAACTCCATACTTCAAATCCTTGGTGGAAGTTTGTTCAATGATTTGAGGTCGAAAGTTGTCTAGCTTAGGGTCAAGATAAGGAGGAGAGAATCCTTCAACCCTAGTTTCAGTTGGGAACTTATCATGATCTTTGTAAGTGTCATGAGTGTTGCTACCAGCAACCCAAATCTTGCCATTAGGAATCACTGCGGAGGTTGAATGGTACATTCTCGCAATCGTCGTAGGCTTCATAACCTTAAATCTCTTTCCTTTCGCCTTTTCAGGACTATACAAGACCGGAGTCAAATTGGGTTGGTCTGCATCCCACCATGCAGACGTACCCACTTGCGCTCCATTAATGAACAAGATTTGTCCATTGGGGAGTATTAGGGCATCCCCCATGGTCCTCCTTGAAGGCATTCGTTCTGAGTCCCACGTAGGGTTAGGGTCTGTGATCACCATCCTATTGCAATCTTGAAGAGCTGAAAGAAAAGTTTTTCTAGTTTCGGCTAAGAAAAATGCATTGGGGTTGTTGCCGCCGCATACCATGACTTCGGCggtaacattattattattcagGTTTATGGGGAGAAGGGCGGACATGCCGGAGGCCGGGTAGTTTCTCGAGCCTCCGGGGAGGACGGGGAAGGTGCGGACAACcttgttgttggttggattgagAAGGAGAGAGCGATTGTTGGAGAAAAGGAAGAGATTTCCATCAGGAATAAGGTGGACAAAAGGATAGAGATTGTTTTCATCAAGGTCTGAGGTTTCATAGAGGAATGGGAAGAAGTAGGGTTTATCGGTAATTTGACCTTCTACTTTAGGGAGGAACTCATAGCTAAAAGATCTGCGACCTCCTATCACTATGAAATCACCATTCGGAAGAATTGTTTGACTTCCATACCTAATAACACAACAACATATTGTAGCTAATATATTAAGCACCAAACTTCTACTCAATAActtgaaaaattaattattcttactTTAACCATATTTTATAATTAGTAGTGTAGAAATAGCGTAGGGTACATACCATCTATCTTCTTTCAAAGCTTCATTATGTTCCCTCCAATCACAGTCTTTTTGGCAGTTAGGTCCACCATAGTATCTGATGGTTCTTGATCCATCTCTGAAACCGCCAGAGCTTATTAGGGTTCCATCAGGTGCAAGCCCTCCACATGAACACCATGGATCTGCCGTTACCTTCATAATCATTTCAAACATTCTTGTAAAACACACTCTAACAATAACTTATATTTAATGGGTTTttataaggaaaattctaatttatttatattaaaaaagtaaaaatgttattcgtacactaaaattaatcacgaatttatttgtatataaatacatgtgatttaatttattttcaatgtatatttatattctaacatatatattttatattggtgactaattttaataatttattattttagtgtatacataacataatcaattaaaaaataacttcTGAATTCTTAACAAGTTATCTACAAAAAGAATGCTTTTAAATGGTGAGTTATtgaacttatccttatccataaattttctaattattttttatgccattaaaattaactttttat
Coding sequences within it:
- the LOC112802111 gene encoding aldehyde oxidase GLOX1-like, with the protein product MENYLYKVLLILTLFLFFLVAVDSNILNKHHRKSRFKPIYPDPRFPVPFPINDPTNPINDHNDNNNPTSDGGDTTIDEEITRGDFETDFNGAWELLSPNSGVSAMQINLMPTNKIIVYDATIYRISRIQYPPGVPCVPFMDEFTHQMKQDCFAHSMEYDLDTNQARPLKVTADPWCSCGGLAPDGTLISSGGFRDGSRTIRYYGGPNCQKDCDWREHNEALKEDRWYGSQTILPNGDFIVIGGRRSFSYEFLPKVEGQITDKPYFFPFLYETSDLDENNLYPFVHLIPDGNLFLFSNNRSLLLNPTNNKVVRTFPVLPGGSRNYPASGMSALLPINLNNNNVTAEVMVCGGNNPNAFFLAETRKTFLSALQDCNRMVITDPNPTWDSERMPSRRTMGDALILPNGQILFINGAQVGTSAWWDADQPNLTPVLYSPEKAKGKRFKVMKPTTIARMYHSTSAVIPNGKIWVAGSNTHDTYKDHDKFPTETRVEGFSPPYLDPKLDNFRPQIIEQTSTKDLKYGVNFETQFSVKRGFHLTKNDIKVTMYFPPFTTHGVSMSQRLLVLKNEAFVKDIIKGVFKLTSVAPPAGEVAPPGYYLLFVVHRGVPSKGMWVHIQK